The Streptomyces hundungensis genome contains the following window.
GCGATGTTCTGCATGATCTGGGCGCTCATCAAGGGCTCGGAGTACGGCTGGGGAAGCTGGAGGACCCTGGCGTTCATCGGGGTCGCGGTGGTCGGCTTCGTCCTCTTCGCCCTCTGGGAGACCAAGGTCAGGGAGCCGCTGATCCCGCTCGGCCTGTTCCGCTCGGTCCCGCTGTCCGCGGGCACGATCCTGATGATCCTGATGGCGTTCGCCTTCATGGGCGGCCTCTTCTTCGTCACCTTCTACCTCCAGAACGTGCACGGCATGACGGCCGTCGACAGCGGACTCCACCTGCTGCCGCTCACCGGCATGATGATCGTCGCCTCGCCGGTCGCGGGCATCCTGATCACCAAGCTCGGCCCGCGTATCCCGCTGGTCGGCGGCATGGTCTGCACCGCCGTCGCCATGTTCGGCATGTCCCGCCTGACCATCGACACCGGCACCGTCACCATGTCGATCTGGTTCGCGCTGCTCGGCATGGGCCTGGCGCCCGTCATGGTCGGCGCCACCGAGGTCATCGTCGGCAACGCGCCCCTGGAGCTGTCCGGTGTCGCGGGCGGCCTCCAGCAGGCCGGTATGCAGGTGGGCGGCTCGCTCGGCACCGCGGTCCTCGGCGCCGTGATGTCCTCGCAGGTCACCTCCAAGCTTCCGGACAACTGGGCCGCCGCCAAGCTGCCGCCGCTGACCCCCGAGCAGTCCTCGGGCCTGTCGAAGGCGGTCGAGGTCGGCATGGGCCCGGTCCAGCCGGGCACCCCGCCGGAGGTCGCGGCCAGGATCGCGGGCGTCGCGCACGACACGTTCGTGTCGGGCATGAGCACCGCGTTCACCGTCGCCGGCATCGTCGCGGTGCTCGCCGCCGCGGTCGCGATGTTCACCAAGCGCGGTGTGAACGCGGAGGCGGGCGCCGGCGTGGGTCACATCTGACCCCTCCCCACCCCGTCAACTCCGTTGTACGAAAGCCCCGCCGGGCGTGATCCGGCGGGGCTTTCACCTATTCGGATGGTTGTGCACGCCGTGGCCCACATGCCGGAACCGGCACTGGATGCCGGGCGTTTTCCGAGTCCAACTGATCGAATCAACACGGGGGTTGACTCACATGCGTACGACCACGACCACGACCGCACCCACGACCACGACCACGAGCGCACCAACGCGCGCGGCCACGGCCACCACCACGGTGGCGGCCCTGCTCGCCGCCACCGCCCTCCTGCTGCCCACCGCCCCGCAGGCCGTAGCGGCCCCGCGCCTGGGCGACTGCGCGCCGGGCGAGCTCTGCCTGTGGACCAGGCCCGCGTTCAAGGGACCGCGCCAGGTGTACGACCTGACGCGCATCGAGATCGAGAGCTGCACCGCACTGCCGCCGGGCACCGACGTCCAGTCCCTCGCCAACCGCACGGGCCGGCCCGTCACCGCGTACCAGTCGGCCGAGTGCGAGGAGACGGCCGAGTTCGACACCTATCCGGGCAAGGGCACCTGGGCGCCCCAAGTGCCGTACCGAATGCGGGCGTTCAAGGTGTGGGAGCGCTGAGACGTGGTACCCGAATCCTTGAGGCCGAGCCGACCAACCTCAGGGAGTGATGATGGCGGGCTTCGGACACAGTACGCGTACACGCAGGACCCCCCGGTCACGGAACCGCATGGGGCCCCGGACCGGGCCGGACCGCGCGACGCTGGGCATCATCGGACTGGTCTGCGCGATCGCGGGATTCTTCGTCCTCGGGATCGTGCTCGGACCCGTGGCGATCATCTGCGGCTGGCTGGCCATGGGACGCCGCTGGAACTCCGGCTCGGTCCCGGCCCTGGTGGCCGTGGTCCTCGGTGCCATCGACACCCTGCTGGCCATCGTCTGGCTGATAGGCACAGCAACCCTGGGCAACGGCATGTTCTGACCCCACCCCAACAGAGAAGGGTGGCAGCTCCCAAGAGAGCCGCCACCCTTCACTGCACGGACCCCCACAGGGGCGCGAGGAACCGCGCGAGCAACCACGCACGACCCGCGGACGAGAGCGGGTTGAGGGGCGCGAGGAACTGCGCGACCAGCCACGCACGGCCCGCGGACGAAAACGGGTTGAGGGGCGCGGGGAACTGCGCGCCCAGCCACGCACGGCCCGCG
Protein-coding sequences here:
- a CDS encoding peptidase inhibitor family I36 protein translates to MRTTTTTTAPTTTTTSAPTRAATATTTVAALLAATALLLPTAPQAVAAPRLGDCAPGELCLWTRPAFKGPRQVYDLTRIEIESCTALPPGTDVQSLANRTGRPVTAYQSAECEETAEFDTYPGKGTWAPQVPYRMRAFKVWER
- a CDS encoding MFS transporter encodes the protein MTSQTAVEKAPQDEISAPAKGLRGHPWLTLFAVAIGVMMVALDGTIVAIANPAIQKDLGASLQDVQWITNGYMLALAVSLITAGKLGDRFGHRQTFLIGVVGFAAASGAIGLSHSVTFVIAFRVLQGLFGALLMPAALGLLRATFPAEKLNMAIGIWGMVIGASTAGGPILGGVLVEHVSWQSVFFINVPVGAIALALGLLILRDHRAENAPKSFDVVGIVLLSVAMFCMIWALIKGSEYGWGSWRTLAFIGVAVVGFVLFALWETKVREPLIPLGLFRSVPLSAGTILMILMAFAFMGGLFFVTFYLQNVHGMTAVDSGLHLLPLTGMMIVASPVAGILITKLGPRIPLVGGMVCTAVAMFGMSRLTIDTGTVTMSIWFALLGMGLAPVMVGATEVIVGNAPLELSGVAGGLQQAGMQVGGSLGTAVLGAVMSSQVTSKLPDNWAAAKLPPLTPEQSSGLSKAVEVGMGPVQPGTPPEVAARIAGVAHDTFVSGMSTAFTVAGIVAVLAAAVAMFTKRGVNAEAGAGVGHI
- a CDS encoding DUF4190 domain-containing protein; protein product: MMAGFGHSTRTRRTPRSRNRMGPRTGPDRATLGIIGLVCAIAGFFVLGIVLGPVAIICGWLAMGRRWNSGSVPALVAVVLGAIDTLLAIVWLIGTATLGNGMF